The following are from one region of the Hippocampus zosterae strain Florida chromosome 9, ASM2543408v3, whole genome shotgun sequence genome:
- the LOC127607191 gene encoding LOW QUALITY PROTEIN: immunoglobulin-like and fibronectin type III domain-containing protein 1 (The sequence of the model RefSeq protein was modified relative to this genomic sequence to represent the inferred CDS: inserted 1 base in 1 codon), which produces MFKRSKVTDGTAIGQGPAAENEVGIRKKSRVPGVMITQFIETLPEGKSHPDFTRKPIALTIQEGKFAFFKAIVTGDPKPTVAWSRNNGDVSDTSKYQSKYDANSNEHTFEMPNVTAAQADTYKCFATNEFGQAMVTVVLNVIEVGYKKNKAQQNAIEPINGGFNKILRKSKVRRKSEQTEKKDGELDPKLCELLLSADKKDYERICAEYGVTDFRWMLKKLNEMKKEREKEQAEFVKNISNLRPIRVHADGTASFEIDMDLIEQSSSIYLYKDGEMIPYTKELGDTMKHSLRKVGRKYIFTMRDLRPEDGGFYQLDVENVNIFSTDFKIPMVDFLVKIQEVKAMEREDAVFECVLSIPLAKISWFGKNLPLEQGDKYDIEVSEDKLIHRLIVKDCMVVDKGIYSATAGIKSCSAWLVVEADKDADQGKKSIRKTTKAGGSGIDLQKVAKEQQEKLTIQKEEMKEQIKAAEEAAPPPETPKPRSNKPADMXPATSAGKAVNSDPVITCGLSDIYCLRGKSAELKVIMNMDCDGTWFKNGEPISAGAGISIMKDSTSHMLTCENCQDDDSGLYRFVSGDQSTQGKVIVGGIPEFDPDDLHKFCKPLTVSVGQNATFKMPFAPQEALIVNWSRNGINVKDGGGVKVVREPNHSRLLFRDCLRADMGEIKIQLKNPFGTAEATSQLFVLDRPGPPEGPVETLDTTSSLIVIKWKPPKDDGGCPVTNYVIERQQAGHSLWTKLGHVPGDKTSFRDRNVTHGKKYSYRIYAENSEGLGDSLETADSIMAGVMILSGPPGAPQVVSASKTCITLTWTPPEDDRGVPVIGYQIEKRRKDTNQWISLNAVNEPIEDVNYAVKDVTEGAEYEFRVLAINESGAGDPSSPSAIVCAKNPNMRPYFKDPEDFIVVRAGNSVRVNLLYEAEPPPEITWFKDDEALPPWIKIINSEGLSQLVIPSSKRSDSAIYTIIAKNSVGQASFDVEVRVTDEPKSPGPVELEQTVHGKVVITWAPSPDQELDDRLYYTVAQRDSNTRVWKTVADRLFTNTHTVSNILPGLEYHFRIFAKNDMGLSEPSESPTWGMNSNRVPITPKGINSTHISFERPPSILVPLKLHAPPKGYQVYMTCAVRGFPTPTVSWFLNNQCINSDSNYYITNSFGVCCMYILRVRPKDSGEYKVVAINSFGKAECSTKLIVRE; this is translated from the exons ATGTTCAAAAGATCCAAAGTCACAGATGGCACAGCCATTGGCCAAG GGCCAGCGGCAGAGAATGAAG TGGGTATCCGGAAAAAATCACGCGTTCCCGGAGTGATGATTACGCAGTTCATAGAGACGCTACCAGAGGGGAAGAGCCATCCAGACTTTACTCGCAAGCCAATCGCTTTGACTATTCAAGAAG GGAAATTTGCTTTCTTTAAAGCCATTGTCACCGGAGATCCGAAACCCACTGTGGCGTGGAGCAGAAACAATGGAGATGTGTCTGATACTTCAAAATATCAGAGCAAATACGACGCCAACTCCAATGAGCATACGTTTGAG ATGCCAAATGTCACAGCGGCTCAAGCAGACACATACAAATGTTTTGCGACCAATGAATTCGGACAAGCCATGGTGACCGTTGTTCTGAACGTTATTGAAG ttGGGTACAAAAAGAATAAAGCCCAGCAAAACGCAATAGAACCCATCAATGGTGGTTTTAATAAAATCCTACGAAAAAG TAAAGTGCGTCGAAAATCGGAGCAAACGGAGAAGAAAGACGGCGAGTTGGATCCTAAACTTTGTGAGCTGCTACTTAGCGCTGATAAGAAAGACTACGAGAGAATCTGCGCAGAGTACGGAGTGACTGATTTCCGCTGGATGCTGAAGAAACTTAATGAAATGAAGAAGGAGCGAGAAAAGGAACAAGCTGAG TTTGTCAAGAATATATCCAACCTGAGACCTATTCGAGTGCATGCAGACGGTACCGCATCCTTTGAGATTGACATGGACCTCATTGAGCAGAGCAGCTCAATATACCTGTATAAG GATGGTGAAATGATTCCTTACACAAAAGAACTGGGAGACACAATGAAGCACAGCTTGAGGAAAGTGGGGCGAAAGTATATTTTCACCATGAGGGATCTTAGACCAGAAGATGGTGGATTCTACCAGTTGGATGTAGAAAATGTGAACATATTTTCCACAGATTTTAAAA TTCCCATGGTTGATTTCTTGGTGAAAATTCAGGAAGTGAAGGCGATGGAGAGAGAAGACGCCGTATTCGAGTGTGTGCTTTCAATTCCACTGGCCAAGATTTCCTGGTTTGGCAAGAATTTGCCCTTGGAACAAGGAGATAAATATGACATTGAGGTGTCGGAGGATAAGCTCATTCATAGGCTCATTGTCAAAGACTGCATGGTTGTGGACAAAGGCATTTATTCCGCCACTGCAGGAATAAAATCATGCAGTGCCTGGCTTGTCGTTGAAG CTGATAAAGATGCAGATCAGGGCAAGAAGTCGATAAGGAAGACAACAAAGGCTGGCGGATCTGGTATCGACCTGCAGAAGGTGGCTAAGGAGCAGCAGGAAAAGTTGACCATACAGAAAGAGGAAAtgaaagaacaaatcaaagctgCAGAAGAAGCGGCGCCCCCACCCGAAACACCTAAACCAA GAAGTAATAAACCAGCAGACA GCCCAGCTACATCAGCTGGAAAGGCAGTGAACAGCg ATCCTGTGATTACTTGTGGACTTTCCGATATTTATTGTCTACGTGGGAAGTCGGCTGAACTAAAAGTCATCATGAACATGGACTGCGACGGGACCTGGTTCAAAAATGGAGAGCCA ATAAGCGCTGGTGCTGGAATCAGCATAATGAAAGACTCCACCTCTCACATGCTGACTTGTGAAAACTGCCAAGATGACGATTCTGGCCTGTACCGCTTTGTATCAGGGGATCAGAGTACGCAAGGAAAGGTCATTGTCGGAG GCATACCGGAATTTGACCCGGACGATCTTCACAAGTTTTGCAAGCCGTTGACAGTGAGCGTGGGCCAGAACGCCACTTTCAAAATGCCCTTTGCCCCTCAGGAGGCTTTGATTGTCAACTGGTCTAGGAATGGCATCAATGTCAAAGATGGAGGAGGAGTCAAGGTTGTGAGGGAGCCCAATCACAGCCGTCTGCTCTTCAGGGACTGCCTGCGGGCAGACATGGGGGAAATTAAAATTCAGCTTAAAAATCCATTTGGGACCGCAGAGGCAACCTCTCAGCTTTTTGTTCTCG ATCGCCCAGGTCCGCCGGAGGGTCCGGTGGAGACACTTGACACCACCTCATCTCTCATTGTGATTAAATGGAAACCTCCAAAAGATGACGGCGGATGCCCCGTCACCAACTACGTCATCGAGCGCCAACAGGCGGGCCACAGTCTGTGGACCAAACTTGGCCACGTCCCCGGTGACAAGACAAGCTTTAGGGACAGGAATGTAACCCACGGGAAGAAGTACAGCTATCGAATCTATGCAGAGAACTCAGAAGGCCTTGGCGACTCCCTGGAAACTGCTGATAGCATAATGGCTGGCGTCATGA TACTTTCTGGACCACCCGGTGCCCCCCAAGTGGTCAGTGCCTCAAAGACCTGTATCACACTGACATGGACCCCGCCCGAAGATGACAGGGGAGTGCCCGTCATCGGCTATCAAATAGAGAAACGGAGGAAAGACACAAATCAGTGGATTTCCTTGAACGCGGTGAATGAACCGATTGAAG ACGTCAATTATGCGGTTAAAGACGTCACTGAGGGAGCAGAGTACGAGTTCAGGGTTCTTGCAATTAATGAGTCTGGAGCCGGGGACCCAAGCTCCCCGTCTGCAATAGTGTGTGCAAAGAATCCCAACA TGAGGCCTTACTTCAAAGACCCAGAGGACTTCATTGTTGTCAGAGCAGGAAATTCAGTGCGTGTAAACCTTCTTTATGAG GCTGAACCCCCACCGGAGATCACATGGTTCAAGGATGATGAAGCGTTACCCCCAtggataaaaataatcaattctGAAGGACTGTCCCAGCTTGTTATTCCCTCATCGAAGCGCTCCGACTCTGCCATCTACACTATCATTGCCAAAAACTCAGTTGGGCAGGCTTCCTTTGATGTTGAGGTTAGAGTCACAG ATGAACCGAAGAGTCCAGGGCCAGTGGAACTGGAGCAAACTGTCCACGGCAAAGTGGTGATAACATGGGCTCCATCGCCAGACCAGGAGCTTGATGACAGACTTTACTACACGGTGGCTCAACGCGACTCCAACACCAGGGTGTGGAAAACTGTTGCAGACCGCCTattcacaaatacacacacagttAGCAACATTCTACCAGGTCTTGAATATCATTTCCGGATCTTCGCCAAGAATGATATGGGGCTGTCGGAGCCATCGGAGTCACCAACATGGGGAATGAATAGCAACAGAG TTCCAATCACGCCCAAGGGAATCAACTCGACGCATATCAGCTTTGAGAGGCCCCCATCCATCTTGGTCCCTCTGAAGCTTCATGCGCCACCAAAAGGTTACCAGGTCTACATGACGTGTGCCGTGCGAGGGTTCCCAACACCCACCGTGTCCTGGTTCCTCAATAACCAGTGTATCAACTCGGACAGCAACTACTACATCACCAACTCCTTCGGCGTCTGCTGCATGTATATTCTCAGAGTGAGGCCAAAGGACAGCGGAGAATACAAAGTCGTTGCAATCAACTCATTTGGCAAGGCAGAATGTTCCACGAAACTCATTGTTAGAG AATGA